The genomic stretch ACCTTCATTTGCAGCTTAATCCTCTATGACTATGTCCTCTGTCTTGATTCTACAGCTGAATTTACTAAGCAGAAAATGAGCTGAGCAGCTATAACTTGTATTTCTGCAACTAGAAGCAGGGTAGCACAAGCAGAAGCACAGACTGAGGGTTATAATGCAACCTAGGTGCATTATAACCTCATTGTAACCTGCACTGAGCTAAAGCTGCATGGATGCCTAAACAATTATTCTGTCATGCTGAGTGGAATATGTACCTGTTTGTATTCAGGAACAACAACTGTTAAGCCAGTTATGGACCGGTGCCCCTATTCACATGGCTTAGCCTTTTATTTAAAATTTCCTGCTAAAAATCTGGGCAAAAATATATACTGCTTTTAAGCATATATATTGAGAAGTCAGAATATGCATACACTCTGCATGTAATACTGAAGCTGTATTAGTAACTTAAATAGCATTTATTGTAAccaaattatttacatttttttaaagtacacagAACAAGAAACTGTGCAATTTGTATTAGTGGAATTGGAAGGTGCAATTCAGAGATGAACCGTGATGATTCTGTATCATTATGAGGATAGGGGAAGATATCCGGTAACATGTGCTATAAAGCATCTCAGTACATGGATTCCTGCATAATACAGAGAACTGTggaaacaaagataaaaatattttatgagtGCAAACATAATTactatttcattttcacattatAGACACTCTTTCTAAAGTTTTACCTCACTGGAAAGAGTTGAGGAAAGCAcacatgtgttttttttctttacaaagtcTTGAATCTTTAGCACATTTTTGGCCATCACTGCTTTTGATGCTTTATCAATTTTTGTTACTACAAGCTGCAAAAACAACACAGAATATGTTAATGTAAACTTTTGAGCAGCCTTGAATTCTTTCTAAACTGTATTGAGTTCAGtttttatattacatatatatctatgtttctagatagatagatagatagatagatagatagatagatataaaaccACAATCCAAGTTTATATTCTGACTACAGaggcagagaaaaaagaaattgaaagattctatgctagAGTCTGGGAGCCCAGGActcaaaacaggacttcttgtaaATTTGATTTGACTGTACCATCCACTACCATTGCTGCCCTGTAGTTGTTTGGTACATTTTGTCTGGCTCCTTAGCAAAAGCCTGGTCTACTAGgatttctagatccctttcatatgtactgctgtcaagccaggtgtccgcCATCCTATATTTAAGCATATCATTTTtgctgcctaagtgcagtaccttacatttctccctgataaaattcattttgttagttttggcccagctttctaatctattaaagtcattttgaattctgatcctctcctctgcggtattagccactcctcctaatcTGATAAGCAtttcctctattctttcatccaagtcattgataaagataagCGCAAAGGTTTGCCATGCTCTGGGGAAcagttcaacatctttatcaatgactgaaccctgtggcaccccactagtcacttctctccaggatgacgaggagccattgctgagcaccctctGTGTCCGGATATTCAGCATTGCTTCTTGCCTCataggagcatgcaatcccaccaccacatAAAAGTAGTGCCATTGGTAGGTATTGTGTATTTTCAGTGTGTAAAAAGTATCCTACACTTGTTCAGTGTTTTCCAATTGAATGTAATTTTTCTTAACATTGTAAAAATACTATTAGCTAAAAGTGGGAAACTGGACAAAATGCTTAATCctgccactgaaaataatggcaaAGGTATTTTAAGTCTAAGTTTTtaatttcacactatacagtacaGTTATAGGATTTTGACTCCCGCTTTAATTGCAACGAATCCATCCAATGTAaacatggaatttgtagttttttgaggtattaagaattctctgtcagagaggtctggtatCTTCCACACCTATAACAtccaggatttgtagtctgattcagccatggcaattaaaacaggaTCAAAGTGCTATGATGGGAGTGTGATACTTAACTGTATGTGTATTTTCTCATTTCTGCTAGATGCCTTTAAGTCAAACAAGTTGAATTGCATGcctaatttgtgttttttaaaagaaagaccaCAACTCACAACATAAGGAAGCCCAAATTCTTCCAACATTTCTACAGCAATATTGTCCATTTCTTGAATTCCTACTTGGGCATCCACTAATAGAAATGTCCGTGCCAAACTAAAGAAAGACAGAAACACAGCACACAATTATGGTTAGCCACAATTTAAGACATGTGTTTTTTCATTTCAGAATACTGAGTTTAGTCCAAGCGAATACATGGCCAATCATTCTAACATTTACAATGGGTATGCATGAAGGTCATCTTAAAACTTGGTACAATGATAGGACAACCAGATGATTCCAGTGTGATCAGACTACCATGGGGTGAAGAAACTACTGAGACAGTTTGGTCTTCAATAGGTCTTCTAGATTTTCAAACTACTGTACAACTCCTTCAATCCCTGCTAATCATCCTGAACAGGGATTGCAGGGAAAAATATCTAGGGGACCAAATTCCCTATTAAGAGTGATGCAAGattatttgttaaaaaatattaacCTGTACACATTTACAACAGACacctatttattttatatcctacctttcttatGTGACAGGAATCTATTTAATGTGCCCCAGCACACAATCCTACAGCAGAcaacattttaccattttattaaaaaatgtgaTAGTTAACATTATATTGTTTAACACACACAAATCATTCATTATAAAAGATTCAAACTGCAGTAGAACTGTTACGTTCAGTCTTACTTTGGACGCTGATTTAAGTAAGGTTCCACCATCTCTGCAAAGtctttgggtgctctgtaaccaTAGCCTGGCATATCCACCAAGGTAAAGAACTTTCCCACTTTgaagaaattcattttttttgtgTGACCCTGGAGAAAAAATAAGTTGAGTTTTTCTTTTGTCTTATTTCAATTAGTAGTTAAAAACAAGTAAATTAAAACCTGggagttttaattaaaaaaattcccCCCCAAAGTTTTTggaattttagtttaatattttttataatcGTGTATATTNNNNNNNNNNttgattatatgtatttgttAGTTTGCTTATAttatactatttttttttgtattttagatggataatttgttttactattgtattgtatagttttatatttttataattccttccttccctttttgtgtgtgtgtgtgtgtgtgtgatatattgTGTGTGCgcgggcacacacacacaaacatttttgaaatttgaGGTATGTGTGCAAAAATGGCATTGGGGCTGCACATAACCTACATTTTGCTTGTCCTTATTTTATCTGTTCTTTACCTAATGCCtatgtattacacacacacacacacacacagacacaacgTGATGCAAAGGATGTTGCAAAGGAAAAATAACATAGTTCtaaaatactgcaaaaataacccagtttgtgactgctttaactgccctggctcactgttagggaattctaggaactgtagttttgcgagacatttagccttctctgtcagagagctctggttccacaataaacaattcccagaatttcctagcactgatccagggctgttaaagcagtttcaaactggattatttctgcagtgtgttctggacaaTAGAGCCAAGTTTCTACCGCACAGCAGGACAACATCTCATATTTTAGATCCAACAATGACCACAGTTACACAACTAGGAAAAAATGTGGTACAGAAAGTCAAGGTAAGTGTGCAGATAACTAGTAAAGCCTCTCAGGGCTTTCCAGACAACTGAATAAACACATATTTCTTCTCTGTCCCAATTATATAGCCTCATGAATTTTGTAGGAATAATTCTCCTGAAACACAGCTTGGAAACATGCAGCTCCCAGATCACATTTGAGATGCTAGCAGTGATCAGGTGCTTCATGAAGATAACAGTGACAATGCCTAATGAAGGTaaggagcttatcagatgaactttaaaaccatctcaagTGTACAGGGCTGCAGGATAGAGATgtggattatcacatgctaaattacCACCTAATCGCCGCCCGCCCTCAGGccgggtccaagccaggtcccagctgtgctacTCCGCACTTTCTCGAAATCGGAAGCTTTCTagcttcgaaaaagtgctggtggagtgcagctgggacccgggctgatggcaggCGATGATTAGGGggcgatttagcatgcgataatccccgcCACCATCCCACATCCCGGCTACAGCTCAGAACGAGACGGTTTTTAATAGTTCATCTCATAAACTCCCCAGAATAACAATGATGATACTAATAACAGTGTTAGCTCTTGAGATCTCTTCCTCCAAGCTGATTTCTTTTGCTCTTTTCTCTCAATACATGAAACAGACCAAAAAGATCTCGCTGAAGTCTGGTTCCATTAACTTCCACAGTGAACATAAAAAATCCTCAAATACTTACTGGAATTTTAGAAACTCTGACTTCAACATCAGGGGCCAATGAAAATAAGGCTTTTATTAAGGAGGATTTTCCCACATTGCTTCTTCCTAAAAAACATACCTGGGGGGGAAAGTTACAATCACTGcaattttctctttctccaccaATAAAAAAGGTATGCCATTAAAAAAAGCAGCCACTCATCTGTTACCTCTGTTGTCACCTCTAAGATCTGCACAGTCCAATTTGTGGCTGTAAGATAAATCTAATTTCCCATGCAATTAATATACATCTTCAGAAGATGTGGAGTTCTATTATCCCTGTAGCATCACTTTGTAGCATCACCATTACACTTGTAAAGACAAAGGACCCTTTGATATTTCTAGAATTTGGGATCTTGCAGAAGTTCTATGGACAAAATAATGGGCAAGATCATTTAATATCTTGAAAATAGCTGATACAATCCACCGCCCACACTCCAGACCCCAGCTTGTACCAGTTACAGTTATTCTTTGGATTTAGTTACAAGAACTTCAGCACATTATCATTGTTACCCATGATGTCAGGACAGTTGTCTGAAACAGCGTTgcctgtgtcttgtctttttcagCAAAGGAAAAGCGGCTTCTGGTTCTCTATCACAAGGACCAGAAACTTGTGTTTAACAGCTACAATAAAGCCCAATTCTGAAATTATAGAGTTTTGTGGATCTCTATTCATGCTTTCAATACCCCCTTCACTTCCTCCATACTTCATTCCCACAACATTTGAAACAATGCAGTTTTGGTTACATTTGCCACTCTTTTGTGAAAATCACCAAAATGGTAAGAGAGTTGCTTCTAAGACTGCAACTACCTTTAATTAATCTCACCTCTGGCAATGACAATTGTGGAATGTGATCCATACGGACGGCAGAAGAGTAATAATCAATGATGTGTTGCCGTGACTGAATGAAAAACTTCTCTGCTTTGTTGATGTCATCATGATTAGGACTGAAAATATGAAAGCATGATGTGTCCACATTAGGGGTAAGATATTTTTCCAGATCTTGGAGCGGGAAAGTGAGTCCAGTGAACTGTTTTTCCTGTAATTGTTGAACTTCTGAAAATGAAGCATATTTGATAGGAGTGCTGCTTTTGGACACGAGATGTCTCTGCCGCAACCAGCTTATTGTTAgatctttccttccttttgatAACTGGAACATCTTTGCCAATGGATTGCTAAAAGCCATGCAATTCTCCACTGACCAGTGTagtacattcatttttaaaaagcagtctttAGTTTAGGGTTCTTAAGGTCAGAGGGCTGattaaagagaaaagagagagagaggttatgAACACTACCACAATTGTAGCAAAAATAATGAGTGTCCATTAACACCTTGAAGACCAACAAATTTcttttaacatgagcttttgttgatATCAGATCAGCAGATATATGTAGTATTATCTAGAACTCCACATGCGTTATAGTATACACATTTGGGATAGGTGAGGCTATAAAAATAGATCTACAGGAAAAGCCATAAATTCTGACAGTGACaagtatagaatcacagagctggaagagaccacaagggttatccagtccaacccctgccatgcaggaaatcacaatcaaagcatacccgacggatggccatccagctgtttaaaaacctccaaagaaggagactccaccacactccaagggagtgtattccactgtcgaacagctcttactgtcaggaagttcctcctaatgttgagctggaatctcttttcctggagcttgcatccattgttctgggtcctagtctctggagcaacaagcTTGTTCCACCCTCATTgtaacactccttcaaatacttaaacaggcctctcatatcacttcttaactatctcttctcctggctaaacatacccagtctctcctcatagggcgtggtttccagatcctttaccattttggtcaccttcctctggatacactctagtttctcaatgtccttttggaattgtggtgcccagaactggacacaatattccaagtggggcctgaccaaggcagaatagagtggcgctattacttcccttgatctagacactatacttctattgatgcagcctaaaaacacattggccttgttagctgctg from Sceloporus undulatus isolate JIND9_A2432 ecotype Alabama chromosome 3, SceUnd_v1.1, whole genome shotgun sequence encodes the following:
- the GTPBP8 gene encoding LOW QUALITY PROTEIN: GTP-binding protein 8 (The sequence of the model RefSeq protein was modified relative to this genomic sequence to represent the inferred CDS: deleted 1 base in 1 codon); protein product: MNVLHWSVENCMAFSNPLAKMFQLSKGRKDLTISWLRQRHLVSKSSTPIKYASFSEVQQLQEKQFTGLTFPLQDLEKYLTPNVDTSCFHIFSPNHDDINKAEKFFIQSRQHIIDYYSSAVRMDHIPQLSLPEVCFLGRSNVGKSSLIKALFSLAPDVEVRVSKIPGHTKKMNFFKVGKFFTLVDMPGYGYRAPKDFAEMVEPYLNQRPNLARTFLLVDAQVGIQEMDNIAVEMLEEFGLPYVLVVTKIDKASKAVMAKNVLKIQDFVRKKTHVCFPQLFPVSSLYYAGIHVLRCFIAHVTGYLPLSS